From a single Silene latifolia isolate original U9 population chromosome 6, ASM4854445v1, whole genome shotgun sequence genomic region:
- the LOC141587743 gene encoding protein FAR1-RELATED SEQUENCE 5-like, producing the protein MTVDDVHGGNHLSLILTPGGSEVWIRNVATQFTPRIGQSFATLDECIQFYETYADACGFEPRKSSTKRFRGSGDIKTKLIVCNREGFGDSQPKVLPSNGEEEKRIKPYDPKKTKITRIGCKAKILFRFVIKEIDQVKVLLFVVDQFHAAHNHLLCPLKYKEFQNKSRHLNLHQKQIIIDNCKVNIGPTTTFRSYKEYVDGYQNVGACLTDFKIFGREVKCFIGQRDAQMFINQLEVLSETRPGFYYAYEVDENKCLVRVIWADAEARRNYSLYGEVVTFDPTYSTNRENDKNFNWVFQKFLECMGGKEPNCLFTDQCTTMKIAVPAVFKTTAHRYCMWHIMQKLPEKVGTTVTKEIDFVSRMNSIVWDSDLEPFDFEEKWSALIKEFHLEDNGWLTYMFNKRQRWIPTYYRDIPLDCLLRTT; encoded by the exons aTGACAG TTGATGATGTGCATGGTGGAAATCACCTTTCTTTGATTCTGACCCCTGGAGGTTCTGAGGTGTGGATACGGAATGTTGCCACTCAATTTACACCTAGAATAGGACAAAGTTTTGCTACCTTAGATGAGtgtatccaattttatgaaactTATGCGGACGCTTGCGGATTTGAACCAAGAAAGTCTTCAACTAAAAGGTTTCGTGGTAGTGGTGATATAAAGACAAAACTGATTGTCTGTAATAGAGAAGGGTTTGGGGATAGTCAGCCGAAAGTGTTACCCTCTAATGGTGAAGAGGAGAAAAGGATAAAACCATATGATCCTAAGAAGACCAAGATTACTAGGATTGGTTGTAAGGCCAAGATTTTATTCAGATTTGTCATCAAAGAAATTGACCAAGTTAAAGTCCTACTTTTTGTTGTTGATCAGTTTCATGCTGCCCATAATCACCTTCTTTGTCCACTAAAGTATAAAGAATTTCAGAACAAATCCAGACACCTTAATTTACATCAGAAACAAATAATCATTGACAATTGCAAGGTGAATATCGGCCCAACGACTACTTTCAGGTCTTataaggagtatgttgatggttATCAAAATGTGGGAGCTTGTTTGACCGACTTTAAAATTTTTGGTAGGGAAGTCAAGTGTTTTATCGGGCAGCGGGATGCTCAAATGTTCATAAATCAGCTTGAAGTGCTTTCTGAAACTAGGCCAGGGTTTTATTATGCatatgaggttgatgagaataaGTGTTTGGTTCGTGTTATTTGGGCTGACGCAGAGGCACGTCGAAACTACTCACTATATGGTGAGGTGGTGACATTTGACCCAACCTATTCAACCAATAG GGAGAACGACAAGAATTTCAATTGGGTTTTTCAGAAATTCTTAGAATGTATGGGTGGAAAAGAACCCAATTGTTTATTTACCGACCAATGCACGACAATGAAAATTGCAGTGCCTGCTGTTTTTAAGACTACTGCCCACCGttattgcatgtggcacatcatgcagaaattacctgaaaaggtagGCACGACAGTGACCAAAGAGATAGATTTTGTAAGCCGTATGAATTCTATTGTCTGGGATTCTGACCTAGAGCCTTTTGATTTTGAAGAAAAGTGGTCTGCATTGATCAAGGAGTTTCATCTGGAAGATAATGGATGGTTGACATATATGTTTAACAAGAGGCAACGTTGGATTCCGACTTATTATCGTGATATTCCTCTTGATTGTCTTCTCAGAACAACCTAA
- the LOC141587744 gene encoding uncharacterized protein LOC141587744, whose translation MCMVWNIQGAGSKNKINALKEVVQTYKPTVLALLETHKDGSHAENVCKILGYKGHSRVDAIGYNGSIWLYWHPNIVTVQPVAHHSQFITIEVTRCEDPPWFFSAVYASPNPHNRHELWAELECYAHSHNHPWMIAGDFNETRTIQERHGGDQNMRWNKEVFGNIFRKKRELMARIEGCQRILSVQRATNLIKLEVKLRRELDEVLEREKLLWYQKSRVDFIHDGDRNTSYFHVSTLVRRWKNRINALKNDEGEWVENCDEVKSLIVEYYKKLYTEEENGEAIADIPYDIFQEFSNEHWDWLNRYYSHAEIERAIFDMGSLKASGPDGFQALFYQKH comes from the exons ATGTGTATGGTATGGAACATACAAGGGGCCGGtagtaaaaataaaatcaatgcTCTTAAGGAAGTTGTTCAAACTTACAAACCCACGGTTCTTGCACTCCTCGAGACTCATAAGGATGGTAGTCATGCTGAAAATGTTTGTAAAATTCTGGGATACAAGGGTCATTCTAGAGTTGACGCTATTGGTTATAATGGCAGTATTTGGTTATATTGGCATCCGAACATTGTCACTGTCCAACCGGTAGCTCACCACAGTCAGTTCATTACTATCGAAGTCACCCGGTGTGAAGATCCTCCTTGGTTCTTTTCGGCAGTTTATGCCAGTCCAAACCCGCATAATCGTCACGAACTATGGGCTGAATTAGAATGTTATGCTCATTCTCATAACCACCCATGGATGATTGCGGGTGACTTTAATGAGACGAGAACGATTCAGGAACGACATGGAGGAGATCAGAATATG AGGTGGAATAAGGAGGTTTTTGGAAATATTTTTCGTAAAAAACGAGAGCTCATGGCACGCATTGAAGGATGTCAAAGAATTCTGTCGGTCCAAAGAGCAACTAATCTCATAAAATTGGAAGTAAAACTCAGAAGGGAATTAGATGAAGTCTTGGAACGAGAAAAATTATTATGGTACCAAAAATCACGGGTTGATTTTATTCATGACGGAGATCGTAATACGTCATACTTTCATGTGAGCACCTTGGTTCGCAGATGGAAAAATCGCATTAATGCCCTAAAGAACGATGAAGGTGAATGGGTCGAAAATTGTGATGAAGTAAAGAGTCTCATTGTTGAGTATTACAAAAAGCTTTATACGGAAGAGGAGAATGGCGAGGCAATTGCTGACATTCCGTACGATATTTTTCAAGAATTTAGTAATGAACATTGGGACTGGTTGAATAGATACTACTCTCATGCGGAAATTGAGCGTGCTATTTTTGATATGGGGTCACTGAAAGCTTCGGGCCCGGACGGATTTCAAGCTCTATTTTATCAAAAACACTAG